A genome region from Nitrospirota bacterium includes the following:
- a CDS encoding ATP synthase subunit I, with product MSADYVLVLLLCALGGAALGAANYAGLWVTTKRIAQTARPFAVSLASLLLRMSLVLGGFYLIMDQRWERLLGALAGFLIVRTSIMHRVRPAPPGAGKKPRGAGGGNGNHL from the coding sequence ATGAGCGCCGACTATGTCCTGGTCCTCCTCCTCTGCGCCCTGGGGGGTGCGGCCCTGGGGGCGGCAAACTATGCGGGCCTCTGGGTGACCACCAAGAGAATCGCCCAGACCGCGCGGCCCTTCGCGGTGAGCCTGGCAAGCCTTCTTCTGAGGATGTCCCTGGTTCTGGGAGGCTTCTATCTCATCATGGACCAGCGGTGGGAGAGGCTCCTCGGGGCCCTGGCGGGCTTCCTCATCGTAAGGACATCCATCATGCACCGGGTGCGTCCGGCGCCCCCCGGGGCGGGGAAAAAGCCCCGGGGGGCGGGAGGCGGGAATGGAAATCACCTCTGA
- a CDS encoding F0F1 ATP synthase subunit C encodes MDSLTLIGMVSAATAGITIGMGSIGPALGEGRAVASALSALAQQPDEANTITRTLFVSLAMIESTAIYAFVVSMILIFANPFWNHFLAQAAAQGG; translated from the coding sequence ATGGATAGCTTGACGCTTATCGGCATGGTCTCGGCCGCCACGGCGGGCATCACCATCGGGATGGGCTCCATCGGGCCGGCCCTGGGAGAGGGACGGGCCGTGGCCAGCGCCCTCAGTGCCCTGGCCCAGCAGCCCGACGAGGCCAACACCATCACCAGGACCCTTTTCGTGAGCCTGGCCATGATCGAGTCGACGGCCATCTACGCCTTCGTCGTCTCGATGATCCTCATCTTCGCCAACCCGTTCTGGAACCACTTCCTGGCCCAGGCCGCCGCGCAGGGGGGATAG
- a CDS encoding F0F1 ATP synthase subunit A, whose translation MEITSDALVFWRYGPFALNATIVFTWGIMLLLAGGSWLLTRRLSSGEEMSRWQNLLEVLVSGARDHIRDISRQEPEKYLPFVGTLFLYVLTSNVLSIVPGYIPPTGSLSTTTGLAICVFAATPLFGVLEQGVAEYARHYVQPTVFMLPFNVLGEFSRTVALAVRLFGNVMSGHLIAAILLAVIPFVFPVVMEALGLLTGVIQAYIFAVLAIVYIASASRSFEQKEREMKEKEEKKGAKEKEHG comes from the coding sequence ATGGAAATCACCTCTGACGCCCTGGTCTTCTGGAGATACGGGCCCTTCGCCCTGAACGCCACCATCGTTTTCACCTGGGGCATCATGCTGCTGCTGGCCGGGGGCTCCTGGCTCCTCACCCGGCGGCTCAGCTCGGGGGAGGAGATGTCCCGCTGGCAGAACCTCCTGGAGGTCCTCGTCTCGGGGGCCCGGGACCACATCCGGGACATAAGCCGCCAGGAGCCGGAGAAGTACCTGCCCTTCGTGGGGACCCTGTTTCTGTACGTCTTGACGTCCAACGTCCTGTCCATCGTCCCGGGGTACATCCCGCCCACGGGCTCCCTGTCCACCACGACGGGGCTGGCCATATGCGTGTTTGCGGCCACGCCCCTGTTCGGCGTCCTGGAGCAGGGGGTCGCGGAATACGCCAGGCACTACGTGCAGCCCACGGTCTTCATGCTGCCGTTCAACGTCCTGGGGGAGTTCTCCCGCACCGTGGCCCTGGCCGTCCGCCTCTTCGGCAACGTCATGAGCGGACACCTCATCGCCGCCATTCTCCTGGCCGTCATACCGTTCGTTTTTCCGGTGGTCATGGAGGCCCTGGGGCTTCTGACCGGAGTGATACAGGCCTACATCTTCGCCGTCCTTGCCATCGTCTACATCGCCTCCGCGTCGCGTTCCTTCGAGCAGAAGGAAAGGGAGATGAAGGAGAAGGAAGAGAAAAAAGGAGCAAAGGAGAAAGAACATGGATAG